The following coding sequences are from one Fimbriimonadaceae bacterium window:
- a CDS encoding S1/P1 nuclease — MKAHLVALALLAPCSALAWHDTGHRLVGEIAWRSLSGPEQAKVQAILDKLTPKYRSLQGACVLPDDVKRFPESETGYKQDRSKSNWHYFDKSVSPGHEVTDDDGQLMRRLPELITSLTFDHEPTEANALKLAMLGHLVGDIHQPLHTSAFYLPETAKFDRGGNDYKLQDNQHNLHYLWDALATGDVDRLVEKIMRDHPEKSYSHRRLTVGPEVWADESWKISKKFVYSTPRGQKPSQEYMDKAQRIAYDQIALAGYRLAETIKTILKGR, encoded by the coding sequence GTGAAAGCGCACCTGGTCGCCTTGGCCCTCCTTGCCCCTTGTTCGGCCCTGGCATGGCATGACACCGGCCACCGTCTGGTCGGGGAGATCGCCTGGAGGAGCCTGAGCGGCCCCGAACAGGCCAAGGTCCAGGCCATCCTCGACAAGCTGACTCCCAAATACCGGAGCCTTCAGGGCGCGTGTGTCCTGCCCGACGACGTCAAGCGGTTCCCCGAGTCCGAGACCGGCTACAAGCAGGACCGGTCGAAGTCGAACTGGCACTACTTTGACAAGTCGGTCTCACCGGGGCACGAAGTCACCGACGACGACGGTCAGTTGATGAGAAGGCTGCCCGAGCTCATCACCAGCTTGACCTTTGACCACGAGCCCACCGAAGCCAACGCCCTCAAGCTCGCCATGTTGGGGCACCTGGTCGGCGACATCCACCAACCCCTTCACACGAGCGCGTTCTATCTGCCCGAGACGGCCAAGTTCGACCGCGGCGGCAACGATTACAAGCTCCAAGACAACCAGCACAACCTCCACTACCTGTGGGACGCCCTGGCCACCGGTGACGTCGACCGGCTGGTCGAGAAGATCATGCGCGACCACCCGGAGAAGTCGTACTCCCACCGTCGACTGACGGTCGGCCCAGAGGTGTGGGCGGACGAGAGTTGGAAGATCAGCAAAAAGTTTGTGTACTCGACGCCCCGGGGTCAAAAGCCGAGCCAAGAGTATATGGACAAGGCCCAACGGATCGCTTATGACCAAATCGCCTTGGCGGGATACCGCTTGGCCGAAACGATCAAGACGATTCTGAAGGGTCGCTAA
- a CDS encoding DNA-3-methyladenine glycosylase → MTPDGESLRRSLAGLPVWESAPLLVGAVLETAEVRAQIVEVEAYAGNIDPGSHAYRGRTPRNAVMYGRAGSAYVYFCYGCHWMLNVVAGPEGVPWAILVRAAMPLDGVDRVRARRPRARNDKDLLSGPGKLAQGLAVGPTLNGADLLNGRSALRLVPGVERRVVSSTRVGLAPGKGEDLPWRFVDAELGAWASRG, encoded by the coding sequence TTGACGCCGGACGGAGAGAGCCTCCGACGGTCCCTCGCCGGACTCCCGGTCTGGGAATCGGCCCCGCTCTTGGTCGGCGCCGTGCTGGAGACTGCCGAGGTCCGGGCGCAGATCGTCGAGGTGGAGGCCTATGCCGGAAACATCGACCCCGGCAGTCACGCCTACCGTGGCCGGACACCACGCAACGCGGTGATGTACGGCCGGGCGGGGTCGGCCTACGTCTACTTCTGCTACGGGTGCCACTGGATGCTGAACGTGGTGGCCGGGCCGGAAGGAGTGCCTTGGGCCATCCTCGTGCGCGCCGCCATGCCCCTCGACGGGGTCGACCGGGTCCGGGCCCGACGCCCTAGGGCGCGCAACGACAAAGACTTGCTGTCGGGGCCTGGCAAACTCGCCCAAGGGTTGGCGGTCGGGCCAACCCTGAACGGGGCCGACCTCTTAAACGGTCGCTCGGCTCTCCGCCTCGTGCCTGGCGTCGAACGACGCGTCGTCTCCAGCACCCGGGTCGGCCTCGCCCCGGGCAAGGGAGAAGACCTCCCCTGGCGTTTCGTCGACGCCGAGCTGGGCGCGTGGGCCAGCCGTGGCTGA
- the rmuC gene encoding DNA recombination protein RmuC, which yields MDGLWIVVGVFVGLVVGGAFAWTLARARQSALQVMLDAASRRAAEQDEQLRKATADLEGAQNSLSEYGFAVTRLETELAERERAHGEKLAAYETAREAMADSFANLAGKALTESREALQKDVQAVFDGYKKALEGEDEQRRVRIERLLEPVKDGLTKLDEETKRLEQARNTSFGALFNKITELDQNQVKLSTETTRLVRALQDSGQAGQWGEFVLERVFELAGMTENVDYVLQPTLDDGKRPDAIVKMPGGRELVVDSKAPMKSYLEAQNADSPESARVLVNDHAAKLYEHAKVLAKRDYTHKSEAVDFSVMFVSSESSYRSAVEARPSLIEDCMAVNVVVATPTTLLALLRAVSYGWQQEKLANEAKQIQQDAARLYKSLGDMTAYYDDMGKNLSKAVDSYEALGGSLERNVLPAARRFKDAGVQTTKPIVEPRPVHKPTRVLKSAELIGDALPGLALSDPSESS from the coding sequence ATGGACGGCCTCTGGATCGTCGTGGGCGTGTTCGTCGGTCTGGTCGTCGGTGGGGCGTTCGCCTGGACTCTGGCGAGGGCCCGGCAGTCCGCGTTGCAAGTCATGCTGGACGCCGCCAGTCGCCGGGCCGCCGAGCAGGACGAGCAGTTGCGGAAGGCGACCGCAGACTTGGAAGGAGCCCAAAACTCACTCAGCGAGTACGGGTTCGCCGTCACCCGCTTGGAAACCGAGTTGGCCGAGCGGGAGAGGGCCCACGGCGAGAAACTCGCCGCCTATGAGACGGCCCGCGAGGCCATGGCCGATTCCTTTGCCAACCTTGCCGGCAAGGCCCTCACCGAGTCGCGCGAAGCCCTGCAGAAAGACGTCCAGGCCGTCTTCGACGGCTACAAAAAGGCCTTGGAGGGGGAGGACGAGCAACGCCGCGTGCGGATCGAACGGTTGCTTGAACCGGTCAAAGACGGCCTGACGAAGTTGGACGAAGAGACGAAGCGACTCGAACAGGCCCGCAACACGTCGTTTGGCGCGCTGTTCAACAAGATCACCGAACTTGACCAAAACCAGGTGAAGCTCTCGACGGAGACGACGCGGTTGGTCCGGGCATTGCAAGACTCGGGTCAGGCCGGTCAGTGGGGCGAGTTCGTGCTGGAGCGCGTGTTCGAGCTGGCGGGCATGACCGAGAACGTCGACTACGTCCTCCAGCCGACCCTCGACGACGGCAAGCGGCCCGACGCCATCGTCAAGATGCCGGGAGGGCGGGAACTGGTCGTCGACTCTAAGGCCCCGATGAAGTCCTACCTTGAGGCGCAGAACGCCGACTCCCCTGAATCGGCACGGGTGCTGGTGAACGACCACGCCGCCAAGCTCTACGAGCATGCCAAGGTGCTGGCAAAGAGGGACTACACCCACAAGTCGGAGGCGGTCGATTTCAGCGTCATGTTTGTCAGTTCGGAATCCTCGTACCGCTCGGCGGTGGAGGCCCGGCCCAGTCTGATCGAGGACTGCATGGCGGTCAACGTGGTCGTGGCGACCCCGACGACCCTCTTGGCGCTCTTGCGCGCGGTCTCCTATGGCTGGCAACAGGAAAAGTTGGCCAATGAGGCCAAGCAGATCCAACAAGACGCCGCACGCCTCTACAAGTCCCTGGGCGACATGACCGCCTATTACGACGACATGGGCAAGAACCTGTCGAAGGCGGTCGACAGTTACGAGGCGCTGGGCGGCTCGCTTGAGCGCAACGTCCTTCCTGCCGCCCGCCGGTTCAAGGACGCGGGTGTGCAGACGACGAAGCCTATCGTCGAACCCAGGCCCGTCCACAAACCTACCCGGGTGCTGAAATCAGCGGAGTTAATCGGCGACGCGCTGCCAGGTCTGGCCCTTAGCGACCCTTCAGAATCGTCTTGA
- a CDS encoding TolC family protein, whose amino-acid sequence MGTKNWRPVIMSGVLALACWAGAQQVSLADALKMAKERNGLVRAARFDYLNAKAGVDAAYSAFLPTVTPSFLYSDGRTNNSTGPFRGSTNSSSTSTEITASWLLLDNGGRDTSYRIARYGLDASEFSALQTLRVTLSNVHVSYFEALRASELLKVQEANYSRATESLKATQVRVSLGDAAKREELQAQTDMLNAQASSLAAKNRMTNADANLRAIIGWDEAASPQLEAVEPPAIGAEPELDQAIREGLEARADLQASRRQVEAQKQRVRAAKLDSMANLSLSTSFTKSFGQDVFDSRLLQFQVSVPLYDGQRSKSLLRSAELNLRSAEASLRQSELDARADIEGSFAELKQNRDRLKVAEEARTVARQNYTMTRGAYQEKAATLIDLLTSQVSLATAESNYVEAVYDLLTSDVRFRLATGQPMPGEKD is encoded by the coding sequence TTGGGAACGAAGAACTGGCGACCCGTCATCATGTCCGGAGTCTTGGCGCTCGCCTGTTGGGCAGGCGCCCAGCAGGTATCGCTGGCTGACGCGCTGAAAATGGCCAAGGAGCGCAACGGCCTCGTCCGTGCGGCGCGCTTCGACTACTTGAACGCCAAGGCAGGAGTCGACGCCGCCTACAGCGCGTTCCTCCCGACCGTGACGCCGAGCTTCCTTTACAGTGACGGGCGCACCAACAACTCGACGGGGCCGTTCCGGGGGAGCACGAACAGTTCGTCCACCTCGACCGAGATCACCGCGAGCTGGCTCCTCCTTGACAACGGGGGGCGCGACACGAGTTACCGCATCGCCCGCTACGGCTTGGACGCCAGCGAGTTCAGTGCTCTCCAAACCCTCCGCGTGACGCTGTCTAACGTCCATGTGAGCTACTTTGAGGCCCTGAGGGCCAGCGAATTGCTCAAGGTGCAGGAAGCCAACTACTCCCGGGCGACGGAGTCGCTCAAGGCGACCCAGGTGCGGGTCAGCCTGGGTGACGCGGCCAAGCGCGAGGAACTCCAGGCCCAGACCGACATGCTCAACGCGCAGGCAAGCTCTCTGGCGGCGAAGAACCGCATGACCAACGCGGACGCTAACCTCCGGGCGATCATCGGCTGGGACGAGGCCGCGTCTCCTCAGCTGGAAGCGGTCGAACCGCCGGCCATCGGGGCCGAGCCAGAGCTCGACCAAGCGATCCGTGAAGGCCTTGAGGCCCGTGCCGACTTGCAGGCGTCGCGCCGCCAGGTCGAGGCGCAAAAGCAACGTGTCCGGGCCGCCAAGCTCGACTCAATGGCGAATCTTTCGCTGTCGACCTCCTTCACGAAGTCGTTTGGGCAAGACGTCTTTGACTCTCGCCTCCTGCAGTTCCAAGTTTCCGTCCCCTTGTATGACGGCCAAAGGTCAAAGAGCCTGTTACGGTCGGCTGAACTGAACCTTCGGTCCGCAGAGGCGTCTCTGCGGCAGAGCGAGCTCGACGCCCGGGCGGACATCGAGGGCTCGTTTGCGGAACTCAAGCAGAACCGTGACAGGTTGAAGGTGGCAGAGGAAGCTCGGACGGTGGCGCGCCAGAACTACACGATGACTCGTGGGGCTTACCAAGAGAAGGCCGCCACGCTCATCGACCTCTTGACGTCACAGGTCAGCTTGGCGACGGCTGAGTCGAACTACGTCGAAGCGGTCTATGATCTCTTGACCAGCGACGTGCGGTTCCGGCTCGCCACCGGACAACCGATGCCGGGCGAAAAGGACTGA
- a CDS encoding ABC transporter permease translates to MNFGDSFDSAVRAVGANKLRSALTMLGVVIGVGSVIAMIGIGEGTKRKSLAELEVMGSNRITVMPNWGRGHGRGQDDASTLRMSDVERIRKNVPLVKYITGMVNSNRTVSFSGNDKRTNITGAEPVIKDIMNSNKMLQGKWYTYNDEAMENRVVVLGYQVYTELYGNDNAIDTTVKIDTQNYTVVGVVDYKGGSGWNNPDDQVYIPLKTAQNRMMGTKDRVRMISMTAMSSEFLPLTQSQVEDVLWQTRVSATGEELFRVFNQADTLQQIQTQSQILSWLLAGIASVSLLVGGIGIMNIMLVSVTERTREIGLRKAIGARRESILAQFLYESVVMCFLGGVIGMVLGVFATNLVATALQVPPVLNMAGVAAAFGFSVAVGVFFGLYPAIRASNLVPIEALRHE, encoded by the coding sequence ATGAACTTTGGAGACAGCTTCGATAGCGCGGTCCGGGCCGTCGGTGCGAACAAGCTTCGGTCGGCCCTGACGATGCTCGGCGTCGTCATCGGCGTCGGTTCGGTCATCGCCATGATCGGCATCGGAGAGGGGACGAAGCGGAAGTCCCTCGCCGAACTCGAGGTCATGGGGTCGAACCGCATCACCGTCATGCCGAACTGGGGCCGGGGTCACGGCCGTGGCCAAGACGACGCCAGCACCCTGCGCATGTCCGACGTCGAGCGCATCCGCAAGAACGTGCCGCTGGTCAAGTACATCACCGGGATGGTCAACAGCAACCGGACGGTGAGCTTCAGCGGCAACGACAAGCGGACGAACATCACCGGAGCGGAGCCCGTGATCAAGGACATCATGAACTCCAACAAGATGCTCCAGGGCAAGTGGTACACCTACAATGACGAGGCCATGGAGAACCGGGTCGTCGTCTTGGGCTACCAGGTCTACACCGAACTCTACGGCAACGACAACGCCATCGACACGACGGTGAAGATCGACACCCAAAACTACACGGTGGTCGGCGTCGTGGACTACAAGGGTGGCTCGGGGTGGAACAACCCCGACGACCAGGTGTACATCCCGCTGAAGACCGCCCAAAACCGCATGATGGGCACCAAGGACCGGGTGCGGATGATCTCCATGACGGCGATGAGCAGCGAGTTCTTGCCGTTGACCCAGTCCCAGGTCGAAGACGTCTTGTGGCAGACCCGCGTCAGCGCGACTGGTGAGGAACTGTTCCGCGTCTTCAACCAGGCCGACACGTTGCAGCAGATCCAGACCCAGTCGCAGATTCTGAGTTGGCTCCTTGCCGGCATCGCCTCGGTATCGCTCCTAGTCGGCGGTATCGGCATCATGAACATCATGCTGGTCAGCGTCACCGAGCGGACGCGCGAAATCGGGTTGCGAAAGGCCATTGGGGCCAGGCGTGAATCTATCCTCGCCCAGTTTCTGTATGAAAGCGTCGTGATGTGCTTCTTGGGAGGGGTGATCGGCATGGTGCTCGGTGTCTTCGCCACAAACTTGGTCGCCACCGCCTTGCAGGTGCCCCCGGTCCTCAACATGGCCGGAGTCGCCGCGGCCTTCGGCTTTTCCGTGGCGGTCGGCGTGTTCTTTGGCCTGTACCCGGCGATCCGAGCCAGTAACCTCGTCCCGATCGAGGCGTTGAGACACGAATGA
- a CDS encoding efflux RND transporter periplasmic adaptor subunit — MNRRWIWITAVVVGIVAGVWWMLAGTNKGQEVEYRYAPVEKGELIRSTSSTGTLVALTQVDIKSKAGGEVVRLYVEEGNFVHKGDKIAEIDPRDTRAAYDQASADMTSAQTRVATAETNAAIEKRGMVTGVQDAERRLAQAKIALERARTDNRVQPTLTDAEQRAADANLRTQQEALRQLTEVDAPQRREDARVALNKAKVDLDNAKANLTRQKALVDQGYSALNTVEAAESEVASAQAAYGSALQRQRTLEAALTSETAAAQARVRQAVQTQRQAQANGKDVALAEQTVRDAEQALAGARVALKQAQDRELTVKARGIDIQNAKASMVRSRVSLENAKVQLDSTTVVAPRDGVVTLKYLEEGTIIPPGTSTFSQGTSLVQLSDVTRLFIECAVDEADIASIHEDQDVNVVVEAYPGRKFPAKVRKIFPAATTANSITSIKVRVELTGLDQVDQTKTPLRPGMNATCEFIQLAKENVMLVPQQALKQDDQGSYVLVRSSNPLKPERRSVKVGDRGNDMVEITDGIKDGDEVVVAELNLAELRDRQQRIEQAEQGGGFGTQRRGGPSTSRGGSQATSGSRAGAAAPRARSGG, encoded by the coding sequence ATGAATCGAAGGTGGATCTGGATCACGGCGGTTGTCGTCGGGATCGTGGCCGGTGTTTGGTGGATGCTCGCGGGCACGAACAAAGGGCAAGAAGTCGAATATCGGTACGCGCCGGTCGAAAAGGGTGAGCTGATCCGGTCCACATCGTCCACGGGCACGCTCGTCGCCCTGACCCAAGTCGATATCAAGTCCAAGGCCGGCGGCGAGGTCGTCCGGCTGTATGTCGAGGAAGGCAACTTCGTCCACAAGGGCGACAAGATCGCCGAGATCGACCCCCGCGACACCCGCGCCGCCTACGACCAGGCTTCCGCCGACATGACCTCCGCCCAGACCAGGGTCGCCACCGCCGAGACCAATGCCGCCATCGAAAAGAGGGGAATGGTCACGGGGGTCCAGGACGCCGAGCGCCGTCTGGCCCAGGCGAAGATCGCCTTGGAGCGCGCCCGCACCGACAACCGGGTCCAGCCGACCCTGACCGACGCCGAACAACGGGCCGCCGACGCCAATTTGCGGACCCAGCAGGAGGCGTTGCGCCAACTGACCGAAGTCGACGCCCCCCAACGGCGTGAGGACGCCCGGGTCGCCCTCAACAAGGCCAAGGTCGACCTGGACAACGCCAAAGCCAACCTGACCCGGCAAAAAGCTCTCGTCGACCAGGGGTACTCCGCCCTCAACACAGTCGAAGCCGCCGAGTCGGAAGTCGCCTCGGCCCAGGCGGCCTACGGTTCGGCGCTCCAGCGCCAACGGACGTTGGAGGCCGCCTTGACCAGCGAGACCGCCGCCGCCCAGGCCCGTGTGCGCCAGGCTGTCCAGACCCAACGCCAAGCCCAGGCCAACGGCAAGGACGTCGCCCTCGCCGAGCAGACCGTCCGCGACGCCGAACAGGCTCTCGCGGGGGCACGGGTCGCCCTCAAGCAGGCCCAAGACCGGGAACTCACCGTGAAGGCCCGAGGGATCGACATCCAGAACGCCAAGGCGTCGATGGTGCGCAGCCGCGTCTCGCTCGAAAACGCCAAAGTCCAGCTCGACAGCACGACGGTCGTCGCGCCGCGTGACGGCGTGGTGACCCTCAAGTACCTCGAAGAGGGCACGATCATCCCGCCGGGGACGAGCACCTTCTCCCAGGGCACCAGCCTGGTCCAGTTGAGCGACGTCACCAGACTCTTTATCGAGTGCGCGGTCGACGAGGCCGACATCGCCAGCATCCACGAAGACCAGGACGTCAACGTCGTCGTCGAGGCCTATCCGGGTCGTAAGTTCCCCGCCAAAGTGCGCAAGATTTTCCCAGCCGCGACGACAGCCAATTCGATCACGTCGATCAAGGTCCGCGTCGAATTGACCGGGCTCGACCAGGTCGACCAGACCAAGACCCCCTTGCGCCCGGGCATGAACGCCACTTGTGAGTTCATCCAGTTGGCGAAGGAGAACGTGATGCTGGTGCCCCAACAGGCGCTTAAGCAAGACGACCAAGGATCGTACGTCCTCGTCAGGTCGAGCAACCCGCTCAAACCTGAACGGCGGTCGGTGAAGGTCGGCGACCGCGGCAACGACATGGTCGAGATCACGGACGGGATCAAAGACGGTGACGAAGTCGTCGTGGCCGAATTGAACTTGGCCGAGCTTCGGGACCGGCAGCAGCGCATCGAACAGGCCGAGCAAGGCGGCGGGTTTGGCACGCAGCGACGCGGTGGCCCCAGCACGAGCCGGGGAGGCAGCCAAGCGACCAGCGGATCGCGTGCTGGTGCGGCGGCCCCACGGGCCCGTTCGGGAGGATAG
- a CDS encoding ABC transporter ATP-binding protein — MSYVIQTHALSKDYTMGEMVVHALREVDITIGTGEFVAIMGPSGSGKSTFMNLIGCLDRPSHGQYILDGQDVSRMTDNQLADVRNKTIGFVFQSYNLLPRTSALKNVELPLMYAGAKNRTEKAKEALVKVGLAQRIGHKPNELSGGQQQRVAIARAIVNNPVLILGDEPTGNLDTRTTEEVLALFQELNQAGKTIVIVTHEEEVARHCKRIIRFRDGRVQRDEKVESPTDARDVLAALPPPEEAESA, encoded by the coding sequence ATGAGCTACGTCATCCAGACCCATGCGCTCAGCAAGGACTACACGATGGGCGAGATGGTCGTCCATGCCTTGCGTGAGGTGGACATCACCATCGGCACCGGCGAGTTCGTCGCGATCATGGGGCCGTCGGGCTCGGGCAAGTCCACGTTTATGAACCTGATCGGGTGCCTGGACCGGCCGTCGCACGGCCAGTACATCTTGGACGGCCAAGACGTCAGCCGGATGACCGACAACCAACTCGCCGACGTCCGGAACAAGACGATCGGGTTCGTTTTCCAGTCCTACAACCTCTTGCCGCGGACCAGCGCCCTGAAGAACGTTGAGCTTCCGCTCATGTACGCGGGGGCCAAGAACCGCACAGAGAAGGCCAAGGAAGCCTTGGTCAAAGTCGGTCTGGCCCAACGCATCGGGCATAAGCCCAACGAGCTCTCGGGCGGCCAGCAACAAAGGGTCGCCATCGCCCGGGCGATCGTCAACAACCCGGTCCTCATCCTGGGCGACGAGCCGACCGGCAACCTCGACACCCGGACCACCGAGGAGGTCCTCGCCCTGTTCCAGGAACTCAACCAAGCGGGGAAGACCATCGTCATTGTCACCCACGAAGAAGAGGTGGCCCGACACTGCAAAAGGATCATCCGGTTCCGGGACGGTCGCGTCCAGCGCGACGAAAAGGTCGAGTCGCCGACCGACGCTCGGGACGTGCTCGCCGCCCTGCCGCCTCCCGAAGAAGCCGAGAGTGCCTAG
- a CDS encoding class I fructose-bisphosphate aldolase codes for MASTASSSIDHIAATLGKEGEGLLTHVCKTVPKESLHLPGADFVDRVWAMSDRNVPTLRSIQTLFGHGRLAGTGYLSILPVDQGIEHSAGASFAANPAYFDPENIVKLAIEGGCNAVASTLGVLGACSRKYAHKIPFVVKVNHNELLTYPNKSEQILFGQVEQAWEMGAVAIGATIYFGSDDATREIVEVSQAFAHAHELGMATILWCYLRNSAFKKGSTDYHLSADLTGQANHLGVTIEADIIKQKMPECNGGFTALNSGSSSYGKLDERIYSQLTSDHPIDLCRYQVANCYMGRAGLINSGGASGANDLRDAVTTAVINKRAGGMGLISGRKAFQKPMAEGAALLQSIQDVYLCDGVTIA; via the coding sequence ATGGCTTCGACCGCATCCAGCTCGATCGACCACATTGCCGCGACGTTGGGCAAAGAGGGCGAAGGGTTGCTCACCCACGTGTGCAAGACCGTCCCCAAGGAATCCTTGCACCTGCCTGGCGCCGACTTCGTCGACCGCGTCTGGGCCATGTCCGACCGGAACGTGCCGACCTTGCGCAGCATCCAGACCCTGTTCGGCCACGGCCGTCTGGCGGGCACGGGCTATCTGAGCATCCTCCCGGTGGACCAAGGCATCGAGCACTCGGCGGGAGCGAGCTTCGCCGCGAATCCAGCGTACTTTGACCCGGAGAACATCGTCAAACTCGCGATAGAGGGCGGGTGCAACGCGGTCGCTTCGACCCTCGGTGTCCTGGGTGCCTGCAGCCGGAAGTACGCCCACAAGATCCCGTTTGTCGTCAAGGTCAACCACAACGAGTTGCTCACCTACCCCAACAAGAGCGAACAGATCCTCTTCGGCCAGGTGGAACAGGCCTGGGAGATGGGCGCGGTCGCCATCGGCGCGACCATCTACTTTGGCAGTGACGACGCCACGCGGGAGATCGTCGAGGTCAGCCAGGCCTTTGCCCATGCCCACGAACTCGGGATGGCGACGATCCTTTGGTGCTACCTACGCAACAGCGCCTTCAAGAAGGGTTCGACCGACTACCACCTGAGCGCGGACCTCACCGGCCAGGCGAACCATTTGGGCGTCACGATCGAGGCCGACATCATCAAGCAGAAGATGCCCGAGTGCAATGGCGGGTTCACGGCGCTGAACTCGGGTTCGAGCAGCTACGGCAAGCTTGACGAACGGATCTACTCCCAGCTGACCAGCGACCACCCCATCGACCTGTGCCGGTATCAAGTCGCGAACTGCTACATGGGCCGAGCCGGGTTGATAAACAGCGGAGGCGCCAGCGGGGCCAACGACCTGCGAGACGCCGTGACGACCGCGGTCATCAACAAGCGGGCAGGTGGTATGGGCCTGATCTCGGGCCGCAAGGCGTTCCAAAAGCCGATGGCCGAAGGCGCCGCCCTGCTCCAGTCAATCCAAGACGTCTACCTCTGCGACGGCGTCACGATAGCTTGA
- a CDS encoding heavy metal-binding domain-containing protein — MAVMTGLSGNEIYCLHQKGFKPGELTIGNSVYSMGFVGGIGAGINTFVGGEVNQVTEIIHTGRLLSYNRMLEHAGRNQATGITGVSSELIQHSGNIEFLSVASCLHRQNGDTAFEFSTSSDGQELYCLIDAGFTPKKFVFGNVAYSIGIGGGIGGMFRSLQRGEIREFSDIFNTTRHMALQRIKHEAAAAGANAVVGIQTTIVPFQGMQEMLMIGTAAHHPAVPPTPGGEPLTSDLTCEEMWNMVNLGYMPLELVLGVSVYSLGLAGGIAAAIKSFTKGEINEMTTMIYEARENAVAHLQRDAARVGADDVVGIKTYVYALGGGVIEFMAIGTAVKRFDGLTTVSPTLPPQAIIRDKDTFFNTAELALGKNLNEGS; from the coding sequence AACGAGATCTATTGCCTCCACCAGAAGGGCTTCAAGCCCGGGGAGTTGACGATCGGCAACAGCGTCTACTCAATGGGGTTTGTCGGTGGCATCGGCGCGGGGATCAACACGTTCGTCGGCGGCGAAGTCAACCAGGTCACCGAGATCATCCACACGGGGCGGTTGCTCAGCTACAACCGCATGCTGGAGCACGCCGGACGCAACCAGGCGACCGGAATCACCGGCGTCAGCAGCGAGTTGATCCAGCACAGCGGAAACATCGAGTTCCTGAGCGTCGCCAGTTGCCTGCACCGCCAGAACGGCGACACCGCGTTTGAGTTCAGCACCAGCAGCGACGGTCAGGAGCTCTACTGCCTCATCGACGCCGGTTTCACGCCCAAGAAGTTCGTGTTTGGCAACGTCGCCTACTCGATCGGCATCGGCGGCGGCATCGGCGGCATGTTCCGCAGCCTCCAGCGGGGCGAGATACGCGAGTTCAGCGACATCTTCAACACGACCCGCCACATGGCGCTCCAACGCATCAAACACGAGGCGGCGGCGGCGGGGGCGAACGCCGTCGTCGGTATCCAGACGACCATCGTCCCGTTCCAGGGCATGCAAGAGATGCTCATGATCGGCACGGCCGCCCACCACCCTGCCGTCCCGCCCACCCCGGGAGGCGAACCCCTCACGAGCGACCTGACATGCGAGGAGATGTGGAACATGGTCAACCTCGGCTACATGCCCCTGGAGCTGGTGCTCGGCGTGTCCGTCTACTCCCTTGGCCTGGCCGGGGGCATCGCCGCCGCGATCAAGAGCTTCACCAAGGGTGAGATCAATGAAATGACGACGATGATCTACGAGGCCCGCGAGAACGCGGTCGCCCACCTCCAGCGCGACGCGGCCCGGGTCGGCGCCGACGACGTCGTCGGCATCAAGACGTATGTCTATGCCCTCGGGGGCGGCGTGATCGAGTTCATGGCCATCGGCACGGCGGTGAAGAGGTTCGACGGCCTGACCACGGTCAGTCCGACCCTGCCGCCGCAGGCGATCATCCGCGACAAAGACACCTTCTTCAACACCGCCGAACTGGCCCTCGGCAAGAACCTGAACGAAGGCAGTTGA